The sequence GTACAACTTTTCATCTTCCAGGAGGATTTCTCCGATCTTGTCTCTTTCACTACGCATAACCCTAGTCCTCAAATTCTGCTAGAATGTTAGGAAACATGGCAATGCTTCGCTTTAATATCCCCTGCATATAAGCAATGAGAATACCGTAGTTGGTAAAGGGTACTTGCTGATCCGCGGCACATTTTTGACGATATTTCATTTCTCTTTCGTTGAGCATGCAACCGCCACAGTGAACAATCAGTTTGTATTTGGACAGATTGTCGGGAAATTCCGTCCCTGAGGTGAATTCTAGGTTAATCTGCTTTTGAGAATAGTTTTTAATCCAGCGCGGCAGCTTTACCGTGCCGATATCGTCACACTGTCTATGATGGGTGCATCCCTCGGAAATGAGAATGGTCTCACCCTCCTGTAGGGAGTCCAGGGCTTTTGCTCCCTTAACAGCCGATTCCAGAGTGCCCTTGTATCTGGCAAAAAGAATGGAAAAGGAGGTTAGAAAAATATCCTGAGGTGTATCTGCCGACACCTTGGCAAAGACTTGACTGTCGGTAATCACAAGTTTCGGCTTTTTTCCGAGACTTTCCAGGGTTTCCCGCAACTCGAATTCTTTGACAACAATAGCTGTAGCATCGGCTTCCAGAATATCCCGGATAGTCTGCTGCTGCGGCAGAATCAGCCTGCCCTTAGGAGCGGCCTTGTCAATAGGGGTTACCAATACCACAAAATCTGAGGGATTAATCAAGTCTCCCACAATTTTTAGCTTGGGTTCCTCAGTAACCGCCAAAGCCGCTATCTTTTCCTTCAGTTTTTCAATATTGTGCCCAGTTTCAGCGCTGACAGATAGTTCATGCTCCGTTTCCGGTATTTCCTCTCCCGCCAGATCCGATTTATTGTAGGCAACAACATAATTAATCTTCTTCTCAGCGAATAGCGCAATCAGTTCTTCATCCTCCGAGGTTTTACCACTGGTTGAATCGATGACCAAGACGGCAACATCAGTTTTGTTAAGCACCTGACGGCTTTTTCTA comes from Desulfosporosinus meridiei DSM 13257 and encodes:
- the hydF gene encoding [FeFe] hydrogenase H-cluster maturation GTPase HydF; the encoded protein is MGLNETPSANRVHIGFFGKRNAGKSSLVNAVTGQDLAVVSNVKGTTTDPVSKAMELLPLGPVMIIDTPGIDDAGDLGELRVRKSRQVLNKTDVAVLVIDSTSGKTSEDEELIALFAEKKINYVVAYNKSDLAGEEIPETEHELSVSAETGHNIEKLKEKIAALAVTEEPKLKIVGDLINPSDFVVLVTPIDKAAPKGRLILPQQQTIRDILEADATAIVVKEFELRETLESLGKKPKLVITDSQVFAKVSADTPQDIFLTSFSILFARYKGTLESAVKGAKALDSLQEGETILISEGCTHHRQCDDIGTVKLPRWIKNYSQKQINLEFTSGTEFPDNLSKYKLIVHCGGCMLNEREMKYRQKCAADQQVPFTNYGILIAYMQGILKRSIAMFPNILAEFED